A region of the Kaistia geumhonensis genome:
GGCAAGGATGTGCCGATGCCCTACGCCGCCAATCTCGAGAAGCTCGCCCTGCCGAGCGTCGCCGAGGTGATCGCGGCCGTGAAGGCCGTGACCTATCGCTAGGGGGAGGCGACCATGCCGATCAATATCCTGATGCCTGCGCTCTCTCCCACGATGGAAGAGGGCAACCTCGCCAAGTGGCATGTGAAGGAAGGCGACAAGGTCAAGTCGGGCGACGTCATCGCCGAGATCGAGACCGACAAGGCGACGATGGAAGTCGAATCCATCGACGAGGGGACGGTCGGCAAGATCCTCGTTCCCGAGGGAACGCAGGGCGTGAAGGTCAATGCGCTGATCGCTGTGCTGCTCGCCGATGGCGAGGACGCCCCGGCGATCGGCGGGGATACGGCCGCCAAGCCGGCAGCCGAGAAGCCCGCCGCGGAGAAGCCGGCCGCCGCGCCCGCTCCGGCGGCGCCGGCTCCCGCCGCTGCACCCGCTGCGGCTCCGGCACCCGCCGCCGCGCCGGCTGCTGCCGCTTACGGCGAGCGCGTGTTCGCCTCACCGCTCGCTCGCCGTCTCGCCAAGGAAGCCGGGCTCGATATCTCGAAGATCGCAGGCAGCGGGCCGCATGGCCGCGTGATCCAGGCCGATGTCGAGAGCGCCAAGGCCGGCGGAGCCGCCAAGGCCGCCGCACCCACTGCCGCTCCCGCGGCGGCTCCGACTCAGGCCGCTGCGCCTGCTCCTGCCGGCGCTTCGGATGCGCAGGTGCTGAAGCTCTTCCCCGAGGGCAGCTACGAGATCGTGCCGCATGACAACATGCGCAAGACGATCGCGCGCCGCCTGACGGAATCGAAGCAGACCGTCCCGCATTTCTACCTGACGATCGACACCGAACTCGACGCGCTCCTGGCGCTGCGCGAGCAGATCAACGGTGCGGCGCCCAAGGACAAGGACGGCAACGCAGCCTACAAGATCTCCGTCAACGACATGATCATCAAGGCGATGGCCCTGTCGCTGAAGAAGGTGCCGGCGGCGAACGCGTCGTGGACCGATGGCGGCATGGTCGTGCACAAGGTGGTCGATGTCGGCGTGGCCGTAGCGATCCCCGGTGGGCTCATCACCCCGGTCGTGCGCAATGCCGACAAGAAGACGCTCTCGACCATCTCGAACGAGATGAAGGACCTCGCCAAGCGCGCGCGCGACCGCAAGCTGAAGCCCGAGGAATATCAGGGCGGCACGACCTCGGTGTCCAATCTCGGCATGTTCGGCGTCAAGGACTTCGCGGCGATCATCAATCCGCCGCATGCGACGATCCTCGCCGTCGGCGCCGGCATCCAGAAGCCGGTCGTGAAGAGCGGCGAGATCAAGATCGCCACCGTCATGTCGGTGACGCTCTCGACCGATCATCGCGTCGTCGATGGCGCGCTCGGCGCCGAGCTGATGCAGGCCTTCCGCGGCTATATTGAGAAGCCGATGGGGATGCTCGTCTGAACCGCATCGCGACCCGCCGCCGCCTTGACCTCGCGCAAGGACGGCGGTGCCGCTTCGGGCAAGGTCGCTGCGTCTGAAATCAAGGGAGAAACGCCCATGGCTCACACGCCGCATGAACTTGCCGAGGACTTTCCGGGCGAGCACGAGAAGATCGCCCGCCTCAAGGCCGAGGACGCGCATTTCGCGAAGCTGGTCGACTCCTATCACGAGGTAAACCGCGCGGTGCATCGCGCGGAGACCGATGTGGAGCCGACCGACGACATCCATATGACCGACTTGCGCAAGCGCAGGATGGTGCTGAAGGACGAGATTGCCGCACGGCTGCGGGCGTGACGGTCGGCGGTGGGTCATCCCGCCGCGCCTCCGCCAGACCGTGCATGTGAAAAACCGGTATGCCGGCGCCGCTTCGGCGGCCCGGCCATGGCGAAGGGGATGGGCCGATGGCCAACAGCTATGACGTGATCATCATCGGCTCGGGACCGGGCGGCTATGTCGCCGCCATCCGGGCGGCACAGCTGGGTCTGAAAACCGCGGTCGTCGAGGCGAAGCATCTCGGCGGCATCTGCCTCAACTGGGGCTGCATCCCGACCAAGGCTTTGCTGCGTTCGGCCGAGATCTATCACTATATGGAGCATGCCTCGGATTACGGCCTCTCGGCCGGCCAGGTGGGCTTCGACATCGGCGCCGTTTCCAAGCGCTCGCGCGGCGTTGCGGCGCAGCTCAACCAGGGCGTGACGGGCCTCCTGAAGAAGAACAAGGTGGACGTTATCTGGGGCGTCGCCGAGATCGCCGCGCCGGGCAAGGTCACTGTGAAGCCGGCGCCCGCCGAGGCCTATGGCAAGCCTAACGTGCCGCCGAAGGGCGCGCTTGGCGCCGGCGACTACGAGGCGAAGTCGATCATCGTCGCGACCGGCGCCCGGCCGCGCGCGCTGCCGGGTCTCGAGCCGGACGGCAAGCTGATCCTCACCTATTTCGAGGCCATGGTGCCCGAGACGCTGCCCAAGAAGCTGCTTGTTATGGGCTCTGGCGCGATCGGCATCGAATTCGCCTCGTTCTACCGCACGCTCGGCGCCGAGGTGACGGTGGTCGAGGTGTTGCCGCAGATCCTGCCCGTTGAGGACGAGGAAATTGCCGCCCATGTGCGCAAGCGCCTCGAAAAGCAGGGCTTCCGCATCCTGACCGGCGCCAAGGTGACGAAGGTCGCCAAGGATGCCAACTCGATCACCGCAACTGTCGAGACGGCAGACGGCAAGAGCGAGGAAATCACCGCCGACAAGATGATCTCGGCGGTCGGCGTCGTCGGCAATATCGAGGGGCTCGGGCTGGAGAAGCTGGGCGTCAAGACGGATCGCGGCTGCGTCGTCACCGACGGGCTCGGCCGCACCAATGTTCCCGGCATCTTCGCGATCGGCGACGTCGCCGGTCCGCCGATGCTGGCCCACAAGGCCGAGCATGAGGGTGTGATCTGCGTCGAGGGTATCGCCGGGCAGCACCCGCATCCGATGGACAAGCTCAAGATCCCGGGCTGCACCTAC
Encoded here:
- a CDS encoding pyruvate dehydrogenase complex dihydrolipoamide acetyltransferase; the encoded protein is MPINILMPALSPTMEEGNLAKWHVKEGDKVKSGDVIAEIETDKATMEVESIDEGTVGKILVPEGTQGVKVNALIAVLLADGEDAPAIGGDTAAKPAAEKPAAEKPAAAPAPAAPAPAAAPAAAPAPAAAPAAAAYGERVFASPLARRLAKEAGLDISKIAGSGPHGRVIQADVESAKAGGAAKAAAPTAAPAAAPTQAAAPAPAGASDAQVLKLFPEGSYEIVPHDNMRKTIARRLTESKQTVPHFYLTIDTELDALLALREQINGAAPKDKDGNAAYKISVNDMIIKAMALSLKKVPAANASWTDGGMVVHKVVDVGVAVAIPGGLITPVVRNADKKTLSTISNEMKDLAKRARDRKLKPEEYQGGTTSVSNLGMFGVKDFAAIINPPHATILAVGAGIQKPVVKSGEIKIATVMSVTLSTDHRVVDGALGAELMQAFRGYIEKPMGMLV
- a CDS encoding YdcH family protein; its protein translation is MAHTPHELAEDFPGEHEKIARLKAEDAHFAKLVDSYHEVNRAVHRAETDVEPTDDIHMTDLRKRRMVLKDEIAARLRA
- the lpdA gene encoding dihydrolipoyl dehydrogenase, with product MANSYDVIIIGSGPGGYVAAIRAAQLGLKTAVVEAKHLGGICLNWGCIPTKALLRSAEIYHYMEHASDYGLSAGQVGFDIGAVSKRSRGVAAQLNQGVTGLLKKNKVDVIWGVAEIAAPGKVTVKPAPAEAYGKPNVPPKGALGAGDYEAKSIIVATGARPRALPGLEPDGKLILTYFEAMVPETLPKKLLVMGSGAIGIEFASFYRTLGAEVTVVEVLPQILPVEDEEIAAHVRKRLEKQGFRILTGAKVTKVAKDANSITATVETADGKSEEITADKMISAVGVVGNIEGLGLEKLGVKTDRGCVVTDGLGRTNVPGIFAIGDVAGPPMLAHKAEHEGVICVEGIAGQHPHPMDKLKIPGCTYCNPQVASVGLTEKKAREAGYDIRVGKFPFIGNGKAIALGEPEGLVKTIFDKKTGQLLGAHMVGAEVTELIQGFVIAMNLETTEEELIHSVFPHPTLSETMHESVMGAYGRAIHI